The sequence below is a genomic window from Fluoribacter dumoffii NY 23.
ATAAACCTTACTGAACCGTCGGCTAAAAGCGGGAACATTTTCATAGCCCACAGCAAGGGCTACAGCTTCAATAGAACTATTTTTCGACAAAAGCAACTGCTTTGCCTGCATTAATTTTTTCAATCGCCAATACTCTGCAATACTGTAACCCAACGTTTGTTTGAAACGACGCTGTAACTGGCTCACGCTCAGATGACAGTGCTTGGCGACGTGACTCACATTTACGGCTTCTGCAAAATAAAAATCAATCCAGTTTTTAGCTTTTATCACCACCTGATCCAGCTTGGGGGCAAATGATTTTGTAGCAAGATGGACAAGCAGTGGATTAATTAGAGACTCCGTAAATAAATCCCCGTCATCAGCTGCTAAATAAAAATGAGTGAACTGGATGAGTTTTTTTAGGCTGGGAGTTAAGTTAAATGCATGAGAGTTGTTGTGAGGCACCTTTCGGGCAGCAACATCTACCACTAAAAAAAGGTTGTTTTGACTTCCTGCAAAACAATGGCGTTCCTTGGGCGCAATAAAAACACCCACATCCTGATTCACTATTCCGGAATAATGGCCTGCTTGCAGCTCCATGGTGCCCGAAAGAGGCAGCACCAATTGGGCAAAATCATGAGCATGACTGCACGTTTCAGTTTGGTAGGAACGAAGATCAACCTGATGCGTAATCAATTGAACAACTCACTAAAACAGTTCAAAATAACTGAGTATACCATAGGGGAGAGTAGGGTAAGGTTAACCAATAGAACTTTGTTAATTTTAATGTTCTTTACTTCTGTTTATATGAAACTCATAATGAGCAATAATTTTTATTGAAGTTGCGCTATAGAACGGACCCGTTCCTCTTAATCCTGCTTTGGAGCCCATCGTGCAAAGTAAGACTGATGCAAGTCAATCCGAGTTTTCCCTGGAAGCCCTTTTTACAGAGGCTACCAAGGAAACTGCAAATTTATCACAGGTGAAATCCGCAGCAGCTTTTGCCATGAAATTTTTAATGTTGGGGGACGAGCCCAGCTATGTAGACAAAATCTATCAATTGGCGGAGTTAAGCGCTCACTTGCTAAAACTTGAATTTTCTCTTGAATCTGTACTGCAAGAGGTTCAATCGGGTATTACTGAATCACATCCTCACGCACTGGAGTTAATAACCAGTAAAATCGGCTTAGGCCAATATCAATTGGCTCATGCCACTCCCCACCTTTTTGTGAACCAGAACCTGGAAAAGCAGGTCAGGACAATGAGGCATTACAAAGAATATCCTCTTGCAGAGCTCATTGAAGCCATCATTACCGATGTCTTGGTGCAAGCAAGCGTGCAATTTGGTGCACAGATAGATAACTTTGATTTTTTAAACTGTAAGCCAGGGCTTAATCAATAAGGTACTAAAAATGACTTTATGGAAAAAATTCAAAGAGTTTTATAATTCCTCTGCGGAAAACAGGATAGGATTTTATAATTTTCTTGCTTTTCTCGTAATTCCTATTGTGGGAATGACCATCTTATATATTTTAGTCCGTATATTCTGGATTAATGCCTAGATAAATAAATAATCCCATAGTCAACACTCTATGGGATTATTCCTGGACTATTTGGTCTGTTCAACTTTTATATCTCGAATACCGGTTTTAGATTCCGCTTTTTTGGGCAATTCCACCCAAAGCATTCCTTTCTTAAAGGTTGCTTTCGCGTTATTTAAATCCACGGTAGAGGGTAAGGAAATAGAGCGTTCATACTTCCCGAAGCTGATTTCTCGGGAAAGATATCTTTTACCTTCATTTTTTTTAGAAACAGATTTTTCCCCACTAATAGTGAGTATATTGTCTGATATTGAGACTTTAATGTCTTTTTCATCCATCCCGGGCATTTCGAGCTGAACGCAGAAATGCTCTTGATCCTCAACGATATCCATTGAAGGGGAAAGATCCATTTTTTCAAATTGTCCCCAATTGAATTTGGTTGGAGAAAAAAACTCGGTAAAGTCATTAAATAATCTGTCCACTTCGTTTTGCAAACTTAAAAAAGGGTTTTGTGAACGATTAATTTGAATGGAAGATCCCTTAGAAGACGCCCCTTTCCCAGGACCTTTCTTAAACTGTGTTACCCTGCTCATGACTACCTCCATTTGACCTATAGGATCTAATTAATTTTGGTACAAAAATAAACATTTTTCAAATGGGGTTTTCCACCCAATTACCCATATGGAGGGGGAGTAATGACAAATGCGCGCAGTGTATCACATCATGTGGGTTACTTCTTTTCCGGATTTCGGTAATTCAACCACAACAAGAAAAAGGCAAAAAGCGGCATGAGGATATCAGTCCAAAATACGCTGCCCGCATTTCCGGGTTCAAAATTATGGGCAACTATCATTTGATAAAGATGTACTCCAGCAGCCCCCCATAAAAAAGCAGCAGGCACAATAATTGTTGCAGCACGAAAAGCAATGGGGGCTTTAAAGCTGATTAGACCATTTAAAGCGATTCCCAAACTGGCAAATCCTACTTCCATTTGAAAGGGACTTTGCGGCCAGCCAATAAACTGTGCAGTAAAATCGCCGAAGAAAACATGCATCACAAAATTAAATAAATAGGCCAAGCCGATATTGAATAATAAATACCAGGAAAAAATACGTTCAATAACCCCCTCTTTTTTCAAAGCTCCTGAACGGATTACCCTTTGCAGGCATGCCAGAAAAGCACAGAGCAAACCAAGAATAAAACAAGTAATGGTAAAGTTGCGCATTGCCAAAATAATTAGGCTGGCCATAGCACTGCCCCAAAAAATATATGGAAACAATAAATTAACTGAAAAAAATAGTTAAGACAATCCAATAAAAACTGCATATAAATGAGATGGAGTATTGCGATACAAACAGGCACAAAATTTTGCCAAAGCCTCCTTTTGAAATCATCATTTTATTTTTAGGAGGGTGAACCGGATTATTTCACATTCCAGTTGCAGGAAAATAGGGCCACGTTAATTGAGGATTTGGTCAACTTTTAGTATATACTAAGGTTAACCAGAATAAACTATAGCGCTAATATGAATTAGCATAAAGTAAATAATCATAGCAGACTTGGTTTTTTCCCAACACAATGAAAGAAATGATTTCTATGTTGGTACCTAATAGAAACTGGAAATCTGAGCTTGTTCTTAGTATCTCCGTTGGGAAGTAGTAAATGAACAAAATAATGAAAGTGCATTTTCATAGGTGTAATATTTCAAAGTTAATTCATGAAATCAATCAACCATTAACAGCAATTAAAGCCTATCTTGGTGGATGTGAACTTAGATTACAAAAAAATGATTTAAGTGCTGAGCAAATGATTAATGCCGTGCAAAAAATTAATAAACACACCGAATTGTTGCAACACAAGATTTCCTCAATGCAGGAACTTATAGCTCAGGAAAATCCGGTAGATACTCAAAGTATTGATGCTTTAATCGCTGAGATTATTTTTTTGTACTCCTATGAAATGGAACACTATAACATTGAATTAATCTTAAATTTACAAGACCATACCCCCGCTCTTCTGATGGATAAATTCCCCATCAAGCATGTTTTGTTTCGTATACTGAAAAAATGCATCACTACTGTAGAAAAAAACAAAATACAGAATAGTAAACTGGAAATTCAAACAACCGTGCAAAAGGACACTATAAAAATAATAATAATAAGTAACTGTTTCATGGAAGAAAATGATTTGGAAAAGGAATTAACTTATTGTCGTACTTTTTTCAATGTAGATAATGGAACCTTATCAGCTGATTTATTGACTGATGGTATTTGTTTTCAAATAATGATATATCACTAAGGGTAAAGGAATATGCCTCATAAAAATACAACTATTTTTATCGTTGATGATGATCCTGAAATTTGCAAATCTTTCCGCTGGTTATTTGAGTCAATTAATCTGCAAGTTCAAACTTATGAAAATGCTAAAGATTTTCTTGATAATTATAATAATCAAAGTGGATGCTTGATCATTGATGTACGCATGCCGGTAATGAGCGGTTTGGAATTACTGGAGCATTTGCATTCAACAAAAAATCAGTTATCAGTGATAATCATCACGGGTTATGGGGATATTGCAATGGCGATAAGGGCTATGAAAGCGGGCGCGGAGGATTTCATCCTAAAACCCGTCAATCACCAGAACTTATTGGAAATCACGCAAAGATGCCTTAAAAAAATTAAAAACAATACCACCCAGTCTCAAGGTGATTTCCAGGAGCGAATGAACAGTTTGACCAAACGGGAAAAGCAGGTCATGGATTTGGTTGTGGAAGGTAAGCTGAATAAACAAATAGCCTATGAGCTTAATATATCGATATCCACGGTGGAAGTTCATCGTGCTAACGTCATGAGAAAAATGGGGGTTAAATCCTTAGCTGAACTGATAAAAATTAATCTTATTTATGATAAAGTCATTAACTCCCCTGCTGTTTTGAATGAATCCACTTAATTGTGACATTTGCCATCACTACATGGGATTTGAATGTTTTCAAACATAGTCTTTGCACTATGTAATGAATTATTTAACTTACGATTAAACCAGGGCCTATGAGTTTGCAAAAAAAAGAACAATTTATTTTGTTAATTGACGATAACAATGCAGTAAGGGAAGCCCTGGTTTGGGCCTTGGAATATGCCGGGTATTTAACTGTGGCTGTTCAAGATGGACAGGAGGCATTAACCCTTCTTGAAAAAGATCCCTTACCTGTAGTTATTTTTTTGGACCTCATGATGCCTGTTCTTGATGGCTTTGAATTCAGGGAGAAAAAGAAATTATCGTCAAGAATATGTAATATTCCAACAATAATAACTTCAGCTAAAACCAATTTGGAAAAAATGGAAAAAATGTCTTGTGAGACTTTTCTCCCCAAACCCTTTGATTTGAATGAATTGTTTCATCTTCTGAAAAAAATAGTGTAGGGATTGAAACATTTTCTCTGTATCGCTTTTTACAAACCTCACTCTCTATATCGATAAAATGGTGTTCTAAAATATTTGAAAAGCCAGTGTTCTCCTTCTGGCTTCCCATTTTGCGACTTGTTCTCACCCTGGAAGAACAAAAACAAGCCGCTGTGAATGGATATAGAGTAATTGGCACGGAATAATGAATTTGTGTAAATCTGAAAAAAACCGGCAATAGAGTACTTACACCTATTTGCAACAACATCAACTGCTTTTTTCATATTAAAATGTAGTATTGATTTTTAAAAAAAAATATTCTGAAAAACTCCATGGAGTTCGGGTTTACCCTAGATTGACATTCTAGAATTTGCTATATAATAACAATCTCTTCAAGAGGAGTCAGGACATTGTTTAAGAATTATCTTATTGTGATTGGAGGCTCTGCAGGAGCCATCACCGCATTACAAAACCTGCTGCCTCGGTTACCTGCAGATTTTCCCGCCGCAATACTGATAGTAATCCACCTCCCTCCTCATCTCCCTAGCAGATTATCTAACGTACTTAAACCTTATTCTAAAATGCCGGTAAGTAAACCTCTTGATGGCATGATACTGAAATCGAACCACATTTATGTTGCCCCACCCAATTTTCATATGCGTGTTGCACATGACAAAATTTACCTGACTCAGGATGCCGAGATCCATCATTGCAGGCCTGCCATTGATCCTTTATTTATTTCAGCTGCAGCCAATTATGGAAAGCAAGTGGTAGGAATTGTGTTAAGCGGCGTCCTAGATGATGGCAGTGCCGGTTTAAAAGAGGTTAAAGAACACAATGGCCTTGCAATTATCCAATCCTTGAACGAAGCTGAATTTCCGGATTTACCGAAACATGCAGCGGAAAAAACAGAGGTGGATTTTTGTTTGCCCATGGAGGATATTGCATCCTTACTCATAAATCATGTAACTGGCTCTGGCTCATTTGGAGTGAATGAATAATTTATCCCGGAACTATTAAATGACCCCAAGAAAAAATAAGACTCGTTCTAAAAAAAATATTACTAGTTCAGAGGACCCCTCTCATTCTTTGAGTACAACACCCCCCCAAAAAAGCTTGTTCCTAATTGTTGGGATTGGTGCCTCTGCGGGGGGATTGGAAGCGTTAAGAGCCTTATTTTCTCATTCCAAACCGGATGACCGGCTTGCCTTTGTGGTAGTGACTCATTTAAGCCCGGATAAAATAAGTATTTTGCCAGAGATATTGCAGCAATTTACCTCACTGAAAGTTACCACCATTGCCGACAATCAAAAAATAGAACCGAAACATGTTTATGTTTTACCCCCGGGAAGATATGTCCACATTCATCAAGGAATCCTTTTTCTGAAAGAGCCGACCCCAGAAACAAAAATGCATCCTATAGATTTATTTTTCCGTCTCCTGGCAGAAGATCAGGGCTCAAAGAGTGTTGCCGTTATTCTTTCGGAGACAGGAAATGATGGCACTATCGGATTGCGTGTCATTGCAAAGCAAGGTGGAATTGTCATTGCTCAAATAGCCAAGTCAGCCTTTTATGATGTGATGCCCAAAAGTGCTATAAATACTGGATTGGTTGATTATATTTTTGCTCCCGAAGAAATATACCCTTTCCTCATTAACTATGCCGCTCATTTTGAGCATGCCCATATACCCATACAGGCAAGCATTGCAGAAGAAATAAAGCAAATATTAACCTTGCTCAGAAACAATACTGGGCATGATTTTTCCTTGTATAAACCCAATACCATTTTTCGCAGGATTCAAAAGCGTTTGAGTCTTTTACACCTCGATAATCTGGAAATTTATATCCAATACATCCAACAGAATCCGAATGAACTCCAAATTTTATTCAAGGAATTGCTCATCAATGTCACCAATTTCTTCCGCGATCCTGAAGCATTCGAGCAACTCAAAGAACTTTTACTTACCCAGATTTTGGTAAATAAATCCCAAAGTGAACATGTCAGGGTTTGGATTCCGGGGTGTTCTACCGGTGAAGAGGTGTATTCAATAGCCATTATTTTGCAAGAATGCATGGAAGAATTAAAATGTCATTTTAATGTCCAGATTTTTGGGACCGACATTGACGAAGAAGCAATTGAAATAGCTCGCTCTGGAGTATTTCCCCTCGATATTAAGAATGATATTTCAAAGGACCGGCTCAATCGATTTTTTATGCGGGAAGAACATTCTTATAAGGTGAATATCGACATAAGAAAAATGATTATCTTTGCCGTACAAAATCTCATTAAAGATCCACCTTTTACAAAACTTGATTTATTAAGTTGCAGAAATTTACTGATTTATTTAAGCTCGCAATTACAAAAGAGACTTTTTTCACTATTTCACTATAGCTTAAATCCCGGCGGGATCCTGTTTTTAGGAACATCAGAAGCGATCAGTGGCTCTGTTGATTTATTTACAATTCTAAATAGAAGGTGGAAGATTTTTCAAAGGCGAGGCGGATCCGCTCTATTTAGCACCATAATGAATCCCCCCTTTCTCACGCAACAAACTGAATTAATGAGCATTGATATTATGGAACAGAATAATCAAAATACAGAACCAAATTTATCCCGTTTAATTGAGCGTATTTTACTGGAAAATTACGTCCCGGCCTCATTTGTTCTCGACGAACAAGGAAAAATTATTTATACCTACGGGCGAACAAGCCGATATATTGAATTTGCAGCGGGGGAAGTCCGATTAAATTTTATTGATATGATACGGCCCGAACTAAAATCCAAGGTTTTAGCTGCAATGCGTAAAGTATCAACCCTGCAAAAAGAGGAGATCCTTAATGGCCTTCCTTTTAAAGAAGATACTGAATTTAAATACATCAATATACGGGTAAGACCACTCCCGGAAGCAAAACCTTTTAATCGAACATTGCTTTTATTAATTTTTGAAGAGACCCCCACAACATTACAGTTAAATGAAGTGCCCAAAAATGATAAAAAAAGCGAGCTGGGTAAACGCATTATCCAGTTAGAACAAGAACTTAAATACACCAAAGAAAGCCTGCAATCTACTATTGAGGAATTGGAAACGTCCAATGAAGAATTAAAGTCGAGTAACGAAGAGTTGCAATCAACCAATGAAGAATTACAAAGTACCAATGAAGAAATTGAAACCTCAAAAGAAGAGTTACAATCCTTAAATGAAGAACTCACCACCGTAAACTCGGAACTTGAAAGCAGAATTGAACAACTCTCAAGTGCAAATGACGATATTAAAAACCTGCTTGATAACACAGAAATCGCGACCATTTTTCTGGATAAAGATTTATGTATTAAACGCTTCACCCCAAGGGCAACAGAAATTATTAACTTAATTCCAACTGATGTGGGCCGTCCCATTAACCATATTGTTTCCAACCTGGAATACGATAGATTAATGGAGGATGCGCGCAGGGTACTTAAAACATTAGAATCCAAAACTACCGAAGTAGTCGATAAAAGCGGACGTTGGTATTTTGTCCGTATTATTCCATATCGTACTGTAAACAATATTATTGATGGTGTGGTGATCACCTTTTTAAATATTCATAATCAAAAGAAAGCGGAAAATGAATTAATGCGATTGGAAAGTCAGCATAAAATCACCCAAGAAATCGTAGAAAAATTAATTAATGACTACTCTTGCCCTGCTTTGGTTTTAGATAAGAACTTCCAGATTCTGCTCCTCAATAATTGCTTTATAAAACAATTTAAGGAAAAAGAAGCAAATCTGCTTTCCCAGAATCTGTTTAAAATTAAACTTAATATGGAAAAAGACATATTGAGACACTTTTTAGAGGAGTTTGTTGCACATAAAACCGAGCACAACGAGTGTAAAATTAAAATAAATGGAAGTGATTACAGCATAAGTGTTCAAAAGATGAACTCTATATTATTATTACTATTAAATAAATAGGTACATTTTTGATTGCCAAAGAAGAACGAAACGGTGCTGTACTTTCGTATCTGCTTGCGAATGTTGAGATACATATTTTCTTAAATTAATAACTGATAAAACTGTTTAATTCCCAAATTTTTTTAAAAGGTCCATTCAATGAGTTCAAATGGCAATAAGGAATCATCTTTACCGATTCAAGATGAACTTAAAAATATCCAGGACGAGTTGCTGTTGAAACAGAACAATTTAAATAAAAAAGAACAAGAGATCTATTCTCTGAATTTGGAAATAGCGGAATTAAAAAAGCAAGTTGCGGAGTTATATGATTTGAACTCCAAACCTTTCTTTACTGTCGATGAAAATTTCAAAATACACGCGGTAAATTTTCAGGGCGCTGTGCTGGTAAACTACGAACGATTCCAATTAGTAAACACCAGTTTTTTAAATTTAATTAGCACATTTACTAAAAATACTTTAAAAAAATGCATTCAGGCGCTTGCAAGAAATCAGGGAAAGCAAATATGCGAACTGGAATTATTAAAAAAAGGAGGGGAGCGAAGGTTTGTTGTCGCCGAATGTTATTATACAAAGGATAAGCTAATAGCGATGGCCCTTAAGGATATAACCTATGTACGCCAACTGGAATCCCAACAAATCCAACTCAATCAGTCCCTGGAAACAGTAACCAATTTGTTTCAAAATATGTCAGATGCCATAGCTACCCTGGATAAAGAATTCTACTTTAAAATAATAAATCCCTCGTTTATCAAATTTTTTTCCCGAATTTTTGCCATGAAAATTCATACCGGAATGAATTTTTTAACCCTTATTTCCGACTTTTCCGAATATAAAAAACAATTAATCACCGCATGCGAGCAAGCTCTATTAGGGAAATCAACTACCATTTTAATTGAAAATTCCAATGAGTTTGACGAAGCTATTTTTTGTTTTGAAATTAACTTTACCCCTCTTTATAACCATTCCGCCCAGGAAAACGAAGTTATCTTGTTGATTAAGGACTTGACCAACTATTACCTGCAAAAACGCTCTAAAATGAGAGAGCAATCCAAATTGGCGCATGTCATTCGCCTCAATACCATGGAAGGAATGGCATCAGCTTTGGCCCATGAAATTAATCAACCGCTGACCGCAATTTTTCTTTACAGTCAAACCTGCCTTTTACAACTCAAATTGGAGGAAGAGAAATTAGATCCCAGTGTGTTCTGTTTATTAAATAAAATTATTTCACAAGCAAAACTTGCGAGTGAAATCATGACTCGTATGAAAAGTTTTATTTTTAAAGACGTACATTTCCCGCAAGAAACAGATATTAACAATTTAATTAAAGACACGATCATTTTTCTGGATTCGGAAATAAGCCACTCCAAATTACAGATTAACCTGGTATTGGAAGAACACCTTCCCAAATTAAATATTGATCGAATTCAAATGATGCAAATCATCACCAATCTAACCCGTAACAGCATTGAAGCCATCCAGGAAACTACAAATCAAACCCCTGAGCTCACCATTAAAACAATTGATAAGGAAGATGGATTCATTGAAATTCATTTTCATGATAATGGCCCGGGTATTATCCCTGAATACCAGGATAAAATCCTGCATTCATACTTCACTACCAAAGCCCAAGGAACTGGTTTGGGTCTGACCATATGCAGAAATCTTATTGAGGCGCATGGGGGAAAACTTTACATTAACAAACACAATGGCATAGGCGCCTGGTTTATTTTTACTTTGCCAAAACAGTAGAATTCATTTAATTGTTCGTTTAATCTACACCTTCTCTTTAATCCGGGATTTTTTAAATATGATATATTCATTGCCAAAAACAACTATTTTGACCGTATTCTTCTCAGGAATTTTTATCAACTCCGTATTTGCCCATGCGCACCATGAACAAAGCACCACAGGAAATCCTGAACGTGCTGCAAAAGCTACGAAAACTATTTTAGTGACTGCTTCAGATGATATGCGTTTCCACTTTTCACAAGATCTTGAGTTTCATGACGGAGAAGTTATAACGTTTAAAGTGACCAATACCGGGAAAGTAAATCATGAGTTTTCAATTGGTGATGAACAAGAACAGCAAGCACATCAAAAAATGATGCGTGCTATGCCCGATATGGTCCATGAAGATGGAAATACCATTACGGTTAAGCCTGGGGAAACTAAAACCTTGACCTGGAAATTCAAATCAACCCCAAAACACGACGTGGTATTCGCCTGTAATATTCCAGGTCATTTTGAAGCAGGCATGTACCGTAAAGCGAACATAACTGCATAAACCTCGTGGCATAAAAACACACATCAATACTGATTCTCCTTATCGCTATTAAAGAGAATCACTATTGTCAACTTACTCCCCTAAAAATTAAACTGTTAATCCTATATTGCGGTAAGGTAAGCGAACCCACAAAAGGATTAGATTTATGGAACGCAAAGTAGCTGTAGTTACCGGGGGAATTGGGTCTGCCATTTGCAGACGTCTGGATAAAGCAGATTATCAGGTTATTCCCTGTTATTTTAAAAATGGAAATCTGAGCAAGCAAAGAAATGGCAGGCACTCCAACAGCAGCCCTGTTCGGTTTTAGTAAAAGTTTGCCCCTGGAAGTAGCAA
It includes:
- a CDS encoding AraC family transcriptional regulator produces the protein MITHQVDLRSYQTETCSHAHDFAQLVLPLSGTMELQAGHYSGIVNQDVGVFIAPKERHCFAGSQNNLFLVVDVAARKVPHNNSHAFNLTPSLKKLIQFTHFYLAADDGDLFTESLINPLLVHLATKSFAPKLDQVVIKAKNWIDFYFAEAVNVSHVAKHCHLSVSQLQRRFKQTLGYSIAEYWRLKKLMQAKQLLLSKNSSIEAVALAVGYENVPAFSRRFSKVYGESPFQWKTKALSAKKMRELDNS
- a CDS encoding Hsp20/alpha crystallin family protein — translated: MSRVTQFKKGPGKGASSKGSSIQINRSQNPFLSLQNEVDRLFNDFTEFFSPTKFNWGQFEKMDLSPSMDIVEDQEHFCVQLEMPGMDEKDIKVSISDNILTISGEKSVSKKNEGKRYLSREISFGKYERSISLPSTVDLNNAKATFKKGMLWVELPKKAESKTGIRDIKVEQTK
- a CDS encoding DUF6790 family protein is translated as MASLIILAMRNFTITCFILGLLCAFLACLQRVIRSGALKKEGVIERIFSWYLLFNIGLAYLFNFVMHVFFGDFTAQFIGWPQSPFQMEVGFASLGIALNGLISFKAPIAFRAATIIVPAAFLWGAAGVHLYQMIVAHNFEPGNAGSVFWTDILMPLFAFFLLWLNYRNPEKK
- a CDS encoding histidine kinase; protein product: MNKIMKVHFHRCNISKLIHEINQPLTAIKAYLGGCELRLQKNDLSAEQMINAVQKINKHTELLQHKISSMQELIAQENPVDTQSIDALIAEIIFLYSYEMEHYNIELILNLQDHTPALLMDKFPIKHVLFRILKKCITTVEKNKIQNSKLEIQTTVQKDTIKIIIISNCFMEENDLEKELTYCRTFFNVDNGTLSADLLTDGICFQIMIYH
- a CDS encoding response regulator transcription factor, producing MPHKNTTIFIVDDDPEICKSFRWLFESINLQVQTYENAKDFLDNYNNQSGCLIIDVRMPVMSGLELLEHLHSTKNQLSVIIITGYGDIAMAIRAMKAGAEDFILKPVNHQNLLEITQRCLKKIKNNTTQSQGDFQERMNSLTKREKQVMDLVVEGKLNKQIAYELNISISTVEVHRANVMRKMGVKSLAELIKINLIYDKVINSPAVLNEST
- a CDS encoding response regulator codes for the protein MSLQKKEQFILLIDDNNAVREALVWALEYAGYLTVAVQDGQEALTLLEKDPLPVVIFLDLMMPVLDGFEFREKKKLSSRICNIPTIITSAKTNLEKMEKMSCETFLPKPFDLNELFHLLKKIV
- a CDS encoding chemotaxis protein CheB → MFKNYLIVIGGSAGAITALQNLLPRLPADFPAAILIVIHLPPHLPSRLSNVLKPYSKMPVSKPLDGMILKSNHIYVAPPNFHMRVAHDKIYLTQDAEIHHCRPAIDPLFISAAANYGKQVVGIVLSGVLDDGSAGLKEVKEHNGLAIIQSLNEAEFPDLPKHAAEKTEVDFCLPMEDIASLLINHVTGSGSFGVNE
- a CDS encoding CheR family methyltransferase codes for the protein MTPRKNKTRSKKNITSSEDPSHSLSTTPPQKSLFLIVGIGASAGGLEALRALFSHSKPDDRLAFVVVTHLSPDKISILPEILQQFTSLKVTTIADNQKIEPKHVYVLPPGRYVHIHQGILFLKEPTPETKMHPIDLFFRLLAEDQGSKSVAVILSETGNDGTIGLRVIAKQGGIVIAQIAKSAFYDVMPKSAINTGLVDYIFAPEEIYPFLINYAAHFEHAHIPIQASIAEEIKQILTLLRNNTGHDFSLYKPNTIFRRIQKRLSLLHLDNLEIYIQYIQQNPNELQILFKELLINVTNFFRDPEAFEQLKELLLTQILVNKSQSEHVRVWIPGCSTGEEVYSIAIILQECMEELKCHFNVQIFGTDIDEEAIEIARSGVFPLDIKNDISKDRLNRFFMREEHSYKVNIDIRKMIIFAVQNLIKDPPFTKLDLLSCRNLLIYLSSQLQKRLFSLFHYSLNPGGILFLGTSEAISGSVDLFTILNRRWKIFQRRGGSALFSTIMNPPFLTQQTELMSIDIMEQNNQNTEPNLSRLIERILLENYVPASFVLDEQGKIIYTYGRTSRYIEFAAGEVRLNFIDMIRPELKSKVLAAMRKVSTLQKEEILNGLPFKEDTEFKYINIRVRPLPEAKPFNRTLLLLIFEETPTTLQLNEVPKNDKKSELGKRIIQLEQELKYTKESLQSTIEELETSNEELKSSNEELQSTNEELQSTNEEIETSKEELQSLNEELTTVNSELESRIEQLSSANDDIKNLLDNTEIATIFLDKDLCIKRFTPRATEIINLIPTDVGRPINHIVSNLEYDRLMEDARRVLKTLESKTTEVVDKSGRWYFVRIIPYRTVNNIIDGVVITFLNIHNQKKAENELMRLESQHKITQEIVEKLINDYSCPALVLDKNFQILLLNNCFIKQFKEKEANLLSQNLFKIKLNMEKDILRHFLEEFVAHKTEHNECKIKINGSDYSISVQKMNSILLLLLNK
- a CDS encoding sensor histidine kinase, with the protein product MSSNGNKESSLPIQDELKNIQDELLLKQNNLNKKEQEIYSLNLEIAELKKQVAELYDLNSKPFFTVDENFKIHAVNFQGAVLVNYERFQLVNTSFLNLISTFTKNTLKKCIQALARNQGKQICELELLKKGGERRFVVAECYYTKDKLIAMALKDITYVRQLESQQIQLNQSLETVTNLFQNMSDAIATLDKEFYFKIINPSFIKFFSRIFAMKIHTGMNFLTLISDFSEYKKQLITACEQALLGKSTTILIENSNEFDEAIFCFEINFTPLYNHSAQENEVILLIKDLTNYYLQKRSKMREQSKLAHVIRLNTMEGMASALAHEINQPLTAIFLYSQTCLLQLKLEEEKLDPSVFCLLNKIISQAKLASEIMTRMKSFIFKDVHFPQETDINNLIKDTIIFLDSEISHSKLQINLVLEEHLPKLNIDRIQMMQIITNLTRNSIEAIQETTNQTPELTIKTIDKEDGFIEIHFHDNGPGIIPEYQDKILHSYFTTKAQGTGLGLTICRNLIEAHGGKLYINKHNGIGAWFIFTLPKQ
- a CDS encoding cupredoxin domain-containing protein; protein product: MIYSLPKTTILTVFFSGIFINSVFAHAHHEQSTTGNPERAAKATKTILVTASDDMRFHFSQDLEFHDGEVITFKVTNTGKVNHEFSIGDEQEQQAHQKMMRAMPDMVHEDGNTITVKPGETKTLTWKFKSTPKHDVVFACNIPGHFEAGMYRKANITA